The proteins below come from a single Erysipelothrix piscisicarius genomic window:
- a CDS encoding MMPL family transporter translates to MRRVLTKDLIDIADEDFARVNTLSFAAVFIIIALVFMSVSIPVLLIAAIMLAIFINMSVPFYMGSSIPFIAGIVIGSIQLGATVDYAILLTTRFKEECGNGLEKHDAMEIAVKESAKSITTSGLAFFGSTVGVAMISEMELVSSLSGMIARGAIISTLVILFILPGILLGCEGIISKTTRGWIKRNKGDVRTNED, encoded by the coding sequence CTGAGAAGGGTATTAACGAAAGACCTCATTGATATTGCGGACGAAGACTTTGCTCGTGTTAATACGCTAAGCTTTGCGGCAGTATTTATCATTATTGCCCTTGTCTTTATGTCTGTATCGATTCCGGTTCTTCTAATCGCCGCAATTATGCTTGCCATCTTTATCAACATGAGTGTTCCATTCTATATGGGATCATCAATACCTTTTATCGCCGGTATTGTAATTGGTTCTATCCAATTAGGTGCTACAGTCGATTACGCCATACTGCTTACTACGCGATTTAAAGAAGAGTGTGGAAATGGTTTAGAAAAACATGATGCGATGGAAATCGCTGTTAAAGAGTCTGCTAAGTCAATTACAACAAGCGGATTAGCGTTTTTCGGTTCAACAGTTGGCGTCGCTATGATTTCGGAGATGGAACTGGTATCAAGTTTAAGTGGCATGATTGCACGCGGTGCGATCATTTCTACGCTGGTTATTTTATTTATCCTTCCGGGTATTTTACTTGGCTGTGAAGGCATTATTAGTAAAACAACACGCGGATGGATCAAACGTAATAAAGGAGATGTAAGAACGAATGAAGACTAA
- a CDS encoding ABC-F family ATP-binding cassette domain-containing protein — protein sequence MISTNNLSLMFDGKALFEEVSITFTEGNCYGVIGANGAGKSTFLKLLSGELEPTSGHISIPSGKRLSFLKQDHFAFDDYTVLETVIMGNEKLYEIMKEKEVIYAKEDFSEADGIRAGELEEQFADMDGWNAEAEVFTLLNGLGVDRQYHEAKMEQLPGSDKVKVLLAQAIFGNPDILLLDEPTNHLDLEAIQWLEEFLINFESTVILVSHDRHFLNKTCTHIADIDFGKIQLFVGNYDFWYESSQLMLRQMKDANKKKEEKIKELQDFIDRFSANASKSKQATSRKQALSKIKLDEMVPSKRRYPFIEFKPKRNLGSSVLEVSDLSASLEVKQLFTNLSFTIGNGEKVAFVGDQEITKSRFFDIITERVQPDAGSVHWGSSVDYGYFNKNFDEDFENDARIVDWLMEFSDEKDETYVRGFLGRMIFAGDDALKKLNVLSGGEKVRCMMSKMMIMGKNVLILDEPTNHLDMESITALNNALIKFPGTILLASHDHQIIETTATRIMEFKEDGTLVDYLGTYEEYLERK from the coding sequence GTGATTAGTACAAATAATTTATCGTTAATGTTTGATGGCAAGGCATTATTCGAAGAGGTATCAATAACATTTACTGAAGGGAATTGTTATGGTGTAATCGGAGCCAATGGTGCAGGGAAATCAACCTTCCTTAAACTCTTATCGGGAGAACTTGAACCCACAAGCGGTCACATCTCCATTCCAAGTGGCAAACGTCTTTCATTTCTAAAGCAAGATCACTTTGCATTTGATGATTATACGGTTTTAGAGACAGTTATCATGGGGAATGAAAAACTTTATGAAATTATGAAAGAAAAAGAGGTTATTTACGCAAAGGAAGATTTCTCGGAAGCGGATGGTATTCGCGCAGGAGAATTGGAAGAACAATTTGCGGATATGGATGGTTGGAATGCGGAAGCAGAGGTCTTTACACTTTTAAATGGTTTAGGTGTTGATCGTCAATACCATGAAGCCAAGATGGAACAACTCCCAGGTTCGGACAAAGTTAAGGTCTTATTAGCTCAAGCAATTTTTGGTAATCCCGATATTCTTTTACTTGATGAGCCTACCAACCACCTTGACCTTGAAGCAATTCAATGGCTTGAAGAATTTTTAATTAATTTTGAAAGCACCGTTATTCTTGTATCACATGACCGTCACTTTTTAAATAAAACGTGTACACATATTGCTGATATTGATTTTGGTAAAATTCAATTATTTGTTGGGAATTATGACTTCTGGTATGAATCCAGTCAATTAATGCTTCGTCAAATGAAGGACGCAAATAAGAAAAAAGAAGAAAAAATTAAAGAACTTCAAGATTTTATTGACCGCTTTAGTGCCAATGCTTCGAAATCAAAACAAGCAACATCACGTAAACAAGCACTCTCAAAAATTAAACTCGATGAAATGGTACCTTCAAAACGTCGCTATCCATTTATTGAATTTAAACCAAAACGTAATCTTGGTAGTTCCGTATTGGAAGTAAGTGATCTAAGTGCGAGCCTTGAAGTAAAACAACTTTTCACAAATTTAAGTTTCACCATAGGAAATGGTGAAAAGGTAGCCTTTGTGGGTGATCAAGAAATCACAAAATCACGCTTTTTTGATATTATTACGGAACGTGTTCAACCGGATGCAGGATCAGTTCATTGGGGTTCAAGCGTTGATTATGGTTATTTTAATAAAAACTTTGATGAAGATTTTGAAAATGACGCACGAATTGTTGATTGGTTGATGGAATTTTCTGACGAAAAAGACGAGACCTATGTTCGCGGCTTTTTAGGTCGAATGATTTTTGCGGGGGATGACGCATTAAAAAAACTTAATGTTTTATCCGGTGGTGAAAAAGTACGTTGTATGATGTCTAAAATGATGATCATGGGTAAAAATGTGTTGATTCTTGATGAACCAACAAACCACCTTGATATGGAGTCAATCACCGCACTTAATAATGCACTTATTAAATTTCCAGGAACAATTCTTCTTGCCTCACATGATCATCAAATTATTGAAACAACGGCAACACGCATTATGGAATTTAAAGAAGATGGTACTCTAGTTGATTATCTTGGAACCTACGAAGAATATTTAGAACGCAAATAA
- a CDS encoding TetR/AcrR family transcriptional regulator yields MVSKLEKNKLLKENKLYNAAYDLFTSHGINETLISDIAKHAGVGKGTFYLYFKDKYDILDRIIFKKSSDVLVYAVNETHLNVFEHFEDEVIFFINVILDFLEKDRLLLKLIHKNLSWGVLKRAKEDYEEINLIYHMFTKGLKDVGISDAEIDHTIYIVIELTGSIAYNTIILEEPSSLETMKPFLFDTIKRIIRR; encoded by the coding sequence ATGGTATCTAAACTTGAGAAAAACAAGTTACTTAAAGAAAACAAGTTGTATAACGCAGCGTATGATTTATTTACAAGTCATGGTATTAATGAAACATTAATCAGCGATATTGCAAAGCATGCAGGTGTTGGCAAAGGAACGTTTTATCTTTATTTCAAAGATAAGTATGATATTTTAGATCGCATTATCTTTAAAAAAAGCTCCGATGTCTTAGTCTATGCAGTGAATGAAACACACTTAAATGTATTTGAACATTTTGAAGATGAAGTAATCTTCTTTATAAACGTGATTCTTGATTTTTTAGAAAAAGATCGTTTACTGCTTAAGCTTATTCATAAGAATTTATCATGGGGGGTTCTTAAAAGAGCAAAAGAAGACTATGAAGAGATTAACCTAATCTATCATATGTTTACGAAAGGCCTAAAAGATGTAGGGATATCCGATGCGGAAATCGATCATACGATTTACATCGTAATCGAACTTACCGGTTCGATTGCGTATAATACAATCATTCTTGAGGAACCTTCAAGTTTAGAAACCATGAAACCTTTCCTGTTTGATACCATAAAACGTATTATTAGGAGATGA
- a CDS encoding competence/damage-inducible protein A: MKAEIICVGTELLLGDVVNTNATYIAQQLASNGIFCYHQSVVGDNPNRLEETFKEALKRSELIIFTGGLGPTYDDLTKEVIAEVLERPLTLHQPSMNKLEAYFKTTGRSMTENNIKQAMIPQGAHVFENLCGTAPGVCIETKNHTVIMLPGPPREMTMMFETSVNDYLSQKTNLVLVSHKLYLFGIGESKVESILKDKMIDYQNTTIAPYVADGSVMLRVTASGKIYQEADALIKPVLEEIKDLFYDFYYSTDIPALESVIVPLLASKNMTVATAESCTGGLISTRITRVSGSSQVFNLGVTTYSNEQKHKILNIPQAYFETVGAVSPEVAAQMATNVRLLAESDLGVGITGIAGPTGGSDEKPVGLVYVAIATAERVSVKRLQLGRNHANERIHIQEMATNHALKLILDEVKNK, translated from the coding sequence ATGAAAGCAGAAATTATTTGTGTAGGAACGGAATTGTTGTTAGGGGATGTTGTGAATACAAATGCGACATACATCGCGCAACAACTTGCAAGCAATGGAATCTTTTGTTATCACCAAAGTGTTGTTGGTGATAATCCAAACCGTCTGGAAGAGACGTTTAAAGAGGCGTTGAAACGAAGCGAACTCATTATTTTCACTGGAGGATTGGGTCCGACTTATGATGACTTAACCAAAGAAGTGATTGCAGAGGTCTTAGAACGCCCCCTTACCCTTCATCAACCTTCAATGAACAAACTTGAAGCATATTTTAAAACCACTGGCAGATCAATGACCGAAAATAATATCAAGCAAGCAATGATTCCACAAGGTGCCCATGTTTTTGAAAATTTATGCGGTACAGCTCCTGGAGTTTGCATTGAAACTAAGAATCATACCGTGATAATGTTGCCCGGTCCACCCCGTGAAATGACGATGATGTTTGAAACATCTGTGAACGATTATCTAAGCCAAAAGACTAACTTAGTACTTGTATCTCATAAACTCTATTTATTTGGAATTGGGGAATCAAAAGTTGAATCGATTTTAAAAGATAAAATGATCGATTATCAAAACACTACCATCGCCCCCTATGTAGCGGATGGTAGTGTGATGTTGCGTGTTACAGCCAGTGGCAAAATCTACCAAGAAGCAGATGCACTCATTAAACCAGTTCTTGAAGAAATAAAAGACTTATTCTACGATTTTTATTACAGTACTGATATTCCCGCTTTGGAATCGGTGATCGTTCCCTTACTTGCAAGTAAAAATATGACGGTTGCAACTGCAGAAAGTTGTACCGGTGGGTTAATCAGTACTCGAATAACGCGTGTATCCGGGAGCTCCCAAGTATTTAATTTAGGTGTGACAACATACTCAAATGAACAAAAACATAAAATTTTAAACATACCTCAAGCGTATTTTGAAACCGTGGGTGCTGTTTCACCTGAAGTGGCAGCACAAATGGCCACAAACGTTCGATTATTGGCTGAATCGGATCTTGGAGTTGGGATAACCGGCATCGCTGGACCAACAGGCGGTTCTGATGAAAAACCTGTTGGTTTGGTTTATGTGGCTATAGCCACTGCGGAACGTGTATCTGTTAAAAGATTACAATTAGGACGAAATCATGCGAATGAGCGCATTCATATTCAAGAAATGGCAACGAACCATGCTTTGAAATTGATTTTAGACGAAGTTAAAAACAAATAA
- a CDS encoding efflux RND transporter permease subunit: MKKGFTQAFGDAIAKHRKIILIIATLLLIPSLYGTVSTKINYDILTYLPKDSESVKGQEILDREFGGASTGMLVIENMTNKDVVKTKEKIKMVKGVEDVIWVDDLVDTSVPSTMLPEDVQSLLFRENSTLLIVKFEEGNAAPLTHEAIGEIRSMLDDHSFLSGMSALLKDTKELADAQTPIYVGLAVLLATLVVAMTLESTIIPFIILLSIGYAIAYNFGTNVIFGQISYITKSLAAVLQLGVTLDYSIFLLHRYEEELRKNPNKEHAMGSANASTASSIVGSSLTTVAGFLAIGAMNLTIGKDIGFVMAKGVVLGVLSVLTVLPSLILIFDGPIHKWRHRTILPEFDHLSKLVTRHAKTFVLIGAILFVPAYIGQSNNDVYYNLDESLPKDMTSMVALTTLKDDYNMQTTHFAVIPNTVPDFEITRMIRNRSVRWH; this comes from the coding sequence GTGAAGAAAGGTTTTACCCAAGCGTTTGGAGATGCAATTGCAAAACATCGCAAAATAATTTTAATCATTGCGACCTTGTTATTGATCCCATCGCTTTACGGCACAGTTTCTACGAAGATAAATTATGATATTTTAACTTATCTTCCCAAAGATTCTGAGTCGGTTAAAGGTCAAGAAATATTAGACCGAGAATTTGGTGGTGCTTCTACAGGAATGTTAGTCATAGAAAATATGACAAACAAAGATGTCGTAAAGACCAAAGAAAAAATTAAAATGGTTAAGGGTGTTGAAGATGTTATTTGGGTTGACGATCTCGTAGATACATCAGTTCCCTCAACAATGCTACCGGAAGATGTTCAATCCTTGTTATTCCGTGAAAACTCAACATTACTGATCGTTAAGTTTGAAGAAGGAAACGCAGCACCGCTTACCCATGAAGCAATTGGTGAGATACGATCAATGCTTGATGACCATTCATTTCTGAGTGGGATGTCGGCATTACTTAAAGACACGAAGGAGCTTGCTGATGCTCAAACACCCATTTATGTGGGACTTGCAGTTCTACTTGCTACTTTAGTGGTTGCAATGACGTTAGAGTCAACAATTATACCCTTTATTATTCTATTAAGTATAGGCTATGCAATCGCATATAACTTTGGAACAAACGTGATATTTGGTCAAATATCATATATAACCAAATCCTTAGCCGCAGTACTTCAATTGGGCGTTACTTTGGATTATTCAATTTTCTTATTGCATCGTTATGAAGAAGAATTACGTAAAAATCCAAATAAAGAACACGCAATGGGTTCTGCAAACGCTTCAACCGCATCGTCAATTGTAGGGAGTTCGTTAACAACCGTTGCAGGATTTTTAGCTATCGGTGCTATGAATCTAACCATTGGTAAAGATATTGGATTTGTAATGGCTAAAGGTGTTGTCTTAGGTGTTTTATCTGTATTGACAGTCTTACCTTCATTAATTCTTATCTTCGATGGTCCGATTCATAAATGGCGCCATCGCACCATATTACCAGAATTTGATCATTTATCTAAATTGGTAACACGTCATGCGAAAACCTTTGTATTAATTGGTGCAATCCTTTTTGTACCGGCATACATTGGCCAAAGTAATAATGATGTTTACTATAACCTTGATGAATCTTTACCTAAAGATATGACATCCATGGTTGCACTTACAACACTTAAAGATGATTATAATATGCAAACAACACATTTCGCTGTTATTCCGAATACGGTTCCTGATTTCGAAATCACCCGAATGATTAGAAATCGAAGCGTTAGATGGCATTGA
- a CDS encoding cytidine/deoxycytidylate deaminase family protein translates to MKYSELIEIALQNSRCVALSDNASLDGESTAMLSKDGTVFTGISVQSVTQAGCNSGVSAIAEALKSGQSHFIKMVTVNSKGDIIAPSGQTRDLLAQINSENKQCEIMVSKDHLVILDQLLPYTAC, encoded by the coding sequence ATGAAATACAGTGAATTAATTGAAATCGCACTACAAAATTCAAGATGTGTAGCGCTATCCGACAACGCATCATTAGATGGTGAGTCTACTGCAATGCTATCAAAAGATGGAACCGTATTTACCGGAATATCAGTACAAAGTGTAACTCAGGCAGGTTGCAATTCAGGCGTGAGTGCCATTGCTGAAGCTTTAAAGTCCGGTCAATCACATTTTATTAAGATGGTGACCGTAAACAGCAAGGGCGATATTATTGCACCTTCAGGTCAGACACGTGACTTGCTTGCACAAATCAATTCTGAAAATAAACAATGCGAGATCATGGTTTCTAAAGATCACTTAGTTATTCTTGATCAACTTTTGCCTTACACAGCATGTTAA
- a CDS encoding carbonic anhydrase encodes MKHQWENSLHLLKDGNVRFTHQTVKNSHHSQHDMQDLGEGQNPYAIILSCSDSRVSPDIIFDCKLGDLFLIQNAGNVTDASVLGSIEYAVENLKTPLVVVLGHSQCGAINAAYHQLSLKGNLKTIVDQIQAHVVQEGIDISSANHARKTALKIAENSSIQRHDVKVISAFYDITTGNVSWL; translated from the coding sequence ATGAAGCATCAATGGGAAAATTCACTTCATTTATTAAAGGATGGTAATGTTCGGTTTACCCACCAAACCGTTAAAAATTCACATCATTCACAACATGACATGCAAGACTTAGGGGAGGGACAAAATCCTTATGCAATTATCCTAAGTTGTTCGGATTCACGGGTATCCCCTGATATTATTTTTGATTGTAAGTTGGGAGATTTGTTTTTAATTCAAAATGCTGGGAATGTTACGGATGCTTCGGTGTTAGGAAGCATTGAATATGCGGTTGAAAATCTTAAAACACCTTTGGTTGTTGTTTTAGGGCACAGTCAATGTGGAGCAATTAATGCTGCTTATCATCAACTGTCCTTAAAAGGGAATTTGAAAACGATTGTTGATCAGATTCAGGCGCATGTAGTGCAAGAAGGGATTGACATTTCTTCAGCAAATCACGCACGAAAAACAGCTCTTAAAATTGCGGAAAATTCCTCGATTCAACGCCATGATGTAAAAGTTATCAGTGCATTTTATGACATCACTACCGGCAATGTGTCATGGCTATAA